One region of Duncaniella freteri genomic DNA includes:
- a CDS encoding DUF5119 domain-containing protein, which translates to MIAAVFMPGCEHNELCYDHTHVTELNVEFDWSQAPDADPSTMVVHFFRPDGSLYRRVEFTQRTGGKVRLEAGEYSILFHNGNMETVYELGNSHSDYALSGVSRSILEPMGREGDAPRPPESADQLIFSAPDQVWAGSHSAIEILPGVAGQTVKLTPVEATMEYTVEITGVENLRDDIDVSAAITGMSPLYRLAEGCHGGEAATLPISVERVGDNTLVAHFRTFGHCPQTELAHTFSVYTSNKFFVNYDITEKMHNAPDPRHVVIEIHGLRLPDAGMGTEISGWENVEEYEIDMN; encoded by the coding sequence ATGATTGCAGCCGTATTTATGCCAGGATGTGAGCATAACGAGCTGTGTTACGACCATACACATGTGACCGAACTTAATGTAGAGTTTGACTGGAGTCAGGCACCGGATGCCGATCCGAGCACTATGGTGGTGCACTTTTTCCGTCCTGACGGATCATTGTACAGGCGTGTTGAATTCACCCAGCGTACAGGTGGTAAGGTGCGCCTTGAGGCGGGCGAATACAGCATTCTTTTCCACAACGGCAATATGGAGACTGTCTATGAGCTCGGCAACAGTCATTCCGATTATGCTCTTTCCGGAGTGTCGCGCTCTATTCTTGAGCCTATGGGGCGTGAAGGTGATGCCCCGCGTCCTCCCGAGTCGGCCGACCAACTTATTTTTTCAGCTCCCGATCAGGTGTGGGCAGGCAGCCATTCCGCTATAGAGATATTGCCTGGTGTGGCAGGACAGACAGTAAAGCTCACTCCGGTTGAGGCTACAATGGAGTATACGGTCGAGATAACCGGCGTGGAGAACCTTCGTGACGATATAGATGTAAGTGCGGCTATTACAGGAATGTCACCTCTCTACAGGCTTGCCGAAGGTTGTCATGGAGGTGAGGCAGCCACGCTTCCGATATCAGTTGAGAGGGTAGGCGATAACACACTTGTGGCGCATTTCCGTACTTTCGGGCATTGTCCGCAGACGGAACTGGCGCATACATTCTCGGTATATACGTCCAATAAGTTTTTTGTAAACTACGACATTACCGAGAAGATGCACAATGCTCCCGACCCGCGTCATGTTGTCATCGAGATACATGGTCTCAGACTACCCGATGCCGGCATGGGCACAGAAATCTCAGGATGGGAGAATGTGGAGGAATATGAAATAGACATGAATTAA
- a CDS encoding outer membrane beta-barrel protein — MKDQWLKDIHDRMADMEADEPSGLWDDIENALELQGPDSACREPRGDRSARMLWFKRVSGIAAMVAVIVVAYLLFIPDVSMNVPLADVTDVMEHDPDNVELPSVASQEPLSDSGSLLADTGSGGGQKTIASVKAASEGEVGEEVVTGMQEESVSQLPAVTDNKETTSSDTVRTASGDVAEKKRIVNRDRYIAYSLPSSRVKSRFSVSAFTSGALNSNVSIPASTSGSSHVSALGQDGKKWEDSPVLGILLFNQGKDMEREIKHHLPVRTGLAFSYRVNERLSLESGMTYTNLTSDIRYGSDEHYFSGKQMLHYVGIPLNLRYKLLSWKRLDLYASAGVLGEKCVSGKIERDYVLDNHSAETEKEDVREKPLQWSVNASAGLQLNVSSAIGLYAEPGVSYYIDNGSSVENIYKDKPCNFNLNVGVRFTFGKK; from the coding sequence ATGAAAGACCAATGGCTAAAAGATATCCACGACAGGATGGCAGATATGGAGGCCGATGAGCCGTCCGGCCTGTGGGATGATATAGAGAATGCTTTGGAGCTACAGGGGCCGGATTCGGCTTGCAGGGAGCCCCGAGGTGACCGGAGTGCGCGTATGCTTTGGTTCAAACGTGTTTCAGGCATTGCTGCTATGGTGGCGGTGATTGTTGTTGCGTATCTGCTTTTTATTCCGGATGTGTCGATGAATGTGCCGTTGGCAGACGTTACAGATGTCATGGAGCATGATCCGGACAATGTTGAATTGCCGTCGGTTGCCTCTCAGGAGCCTTTGAGTGATAGCGGTTCGCTACTGGCTGACACCGGTAGTGGTGGTGGTCAGAAAACCATTGCTTCGGTTAAAGCTGCAAGTGAAGGAGAGGTGGGAGAAGAAGTAGTGACAGGTATGCAAGAGGAATCTGTATCTCAACTTCCGGCTGTCACTGACAATAAAGAGACTACATCCTCGGACACAGTGAGGACCGCATCCGGAGATGTCGCGGAAAAGAAACGTATTGTAAATCGGGACCGTTATATAGCTTACTCCTTGCCGTCATCCCGGGTGAAGAGCCGATTTTCGGTAAGCGCGTTCACATCGGGTGCGCTCAATTCAAATGTGAGCATTCCGGCATCCACTTCCGGCAGCAGCCATGTCAGTGCGCTCGGGCAGGATGGAAAGAAATGGGAGGACAGCCCTGTGCTTGGCATATTGTTGTTCAATCAGGGCAAGGATATGGAGCGTGAGATAAAGCACCATCTTCCGGTGCGCACCGGGCTTGCATTCTCTTACCGTGTCAACGAGCGTCTGTCGCTCGAATCGGGCATGACTTACACTAATCTTACCTCCGATATCAGATATGGAAGCGATGAGCACTATTTTTCAGGCAAACAGATGCTTCACTATGTAGGTATACCCTTGAATCTCAGATACAAATTGCTGTCATGGAAAAGGCTCGACCTCTATGCTTCTGCCGGAGTGCTTGGCGAAAAGTGTGTGTCAGGTAAGATTGAGAGAGATTATGTGCTTGACAATCACTCGGCAGAGACTGAGAAAGAGGATGTCAGGGAGAAGCCGCTCCAATGGTCGGTCAACGCTTCTGCCGGATTACAGCTCAACGTCTCTTCTGCGATAGGGCTTTATGCCGAGCCCGGAGTGAGCTATTATATCGACAATGGCTCATCGGTCGAGAACATCTACAAGGACAAGCCCTGCAATTTTAATCTGAATGTGGGTGTCCGTTTCACATTCGGTAAAAAGTGA
- the gldE gene encoding gliding motility-associated protein GldE, producing the protein MDTDPLPAIEAALNFIPGIIDLPLLAIPAMGAGQIAALALAVVALFISGFVSGSEIAFFSLSPTQCDELEEEGHGGRRVLSLLTIPERLLATILIANNLVNVTIVVLCNFALGPIFDGMSELWSFILQSVLLTFLILLFGEILPKLYANSNNLGWARMASGPLGLMVKIFYPLSSVLVKSSVIVNKVVTKKSEAVTADDLSQALEIAEVDSSQDKDILEGILKFGDTTASEVMTPRVDVTGLDIELSFAEVMKVVIDSGFARLPVYEETMDNIRGVLYSRDLLPYVGKTESADFNWQSLMREPYYVPESRMIDDLLEDFRTRRVHLAIVIDEFGGTQGIVTLEDVLEEIVGDIDDEYDEVEQTYRKLPDDTYIFDGKTLLNDFFRVTGLDEEEYSKVTEDCETLGGMLLSIKGDFPKEKESIVYGRCRFLVLSIHQHRIANVRVKVMSEVQPDQMKQ; encoded by the coding sequence TTGGATACAGATCCTTTACCTGCCATCGAGGCGGCCTTAAACTTTATTCCCGGCATAATTGACCTACCGCTGCTCGCCATTCCTGCAATGGGAGCCGGTCAGATAGCAGCACTTGCGCTCGCTGTTGTGGCATTGTTCATCTCCGGTTTCGTCTCCGGGAGCGAAATAGCATTTTTCTCATTGAGCCCCACACAGTGTGACGAACTTGAGGAAGAGGGTCATGGCGGCAGACGTGTGCTGTCGCTTCTCACAATCCCCGAACGCCTACTCGCCACCATCCTCATTGCCAACAATCTGGTAAATGTCACCATCGTAGTGCTATGCAACTTTGCCCTCGGCCCGATATTCGACGGCATGAGCGAACTGTGGAGCTTCATACTTCAGTCCGTACTGCTTACATTCCTCATACTTCTGTTCGGCGAGATTCTCCCCAAGCTGTATGCCAATTCCAATAATCTCGGATGGGCACGCATGGCATCGGGACCCTTAGGGCTTATGGTGAAAATATTCTATCCCCTCTCATCGGTGCTCGTGAAGAGTTCGGTGATAGTCAATAAGGTGGTGACCAAGAAAAGTGAAGCCGTGACCGCCGACGACCTCTCACAAGCCCTTGAGATAGCCGAAGTGGACTCCTCGCAGGACAAGGACATACTCGAAGGGATACTGAAATTCGGCGACACCACCGCCTCGGAGGTGATGACTCCGCGCGTGGATGTGACCGGACTGGATATAGAACTCTCTTTCGCTGAGGTGATGAAAGTCGTGATCGACAGCGGCTTTGCAAGACTTCCGGTATATGAGGAGACTATGGATAACATACGCGGAGTGCTCTACTCGCGCGACCTCCTGCCATACGTTGGAAAGACCGAAAGCGCGGACTTCAACTGGCAGTCGCTAATGCGTGAGCCATACTATGTGCCCGAATCACGCATGATCGACGATCTTCTTGAGGATTTCCGCACAAGGCGCGTGCATCTCGCCATAGTGATCGATGAATTCGGCGGCACACAGGGCATAGTCACTCTCGAAGATGTCCTGGAAGAGATAGTCGGCGATATTGACGACGAGTACGACGAAGTGGAGCAGACTTACCGCAAACTACCTGACGACACATATATATTTGACGGCAAGACTCTGCTAAACGACTTTTTCCGCGTCACCGGGCTTGATGAAGAGGAGTACTCAAAAGTCACAGAGGACTGCGAGACTCTCGGCGGAATGCTACTGAGTATCAAGGGGGACTTCCCTAAAGAGAAAGAATCGATAGTATACGGCAGATGCCGGTTTCTCGTGCTGTCGATACATCAGCACCGCATAGCGAATGTACGTGTAAAAGTGATGAGCGAGGTCCAGCCCGACCAGATGAAGCAATGA
- a CDS encoding fimbrillin family protein, translating to MNNSRVKLSYAAKCAMAFSGLILSSCAADEVEVVNHGTEITFTTRVSRATEIDIKNFNGFYVYADAAGYPTMFINGDEAKPLSDPDSNGHNSFGLENKYYWPSDVETIRFWAYGPSGKRDEGGLNVTPQITVNSQAFSDVTPLQSLTDGGKDQRDFVVAYTEVERGSATGMAVNLQFNHAFAQVLVNAKLGEEGNRVHVKGAWIMNVASKGGLTFSEESQYDDVNHMKWGPSYSNLTSYGYVLTQPDILNKIEYTPLIGGKDNSSLMLVPQKRGKVTFTDNKADKGAYIMVLCRVEAEHKGATHVEGEDETKATTGNDAIFVEDDKHYHQLFPAPVNGKFDKDKYGYVCVPVDIEWKPGHKYVYNLVFCGKTSGAGIYPPNPGEGFPSDNVIPTPDGDEGKVILNDPISFDVSVGSWTEITDTPDVQ from the coding sequence ATGAATAATTCCAGAGTCAAGCTATCGTATGCAGCGAAATGTGCCATGGCTTTTTCCGGACTTATCCTCTCCTCCTGCGCCGCTGACGAGGTTGAGGTTGTCAACCATGGTACAGAGATAACTTTTACCACCAGGGTGAGCCGTGCTACAGAAATCGACATAAAGAACTTCAATGGGTTCTATGTATATGCCGATGCCGCAGGTTATCCGACTATGTTCATTAACGGAGATGAAGCCAAGCCTTTATCTGATCCTGATAGCAACGGTCATAATTCATTCGGTCTTGAAAATAAATATTATTGGCCCTCGGATGTCGAGACTATACGATTCTGGGCTTACGGTCCCTCAGGCAAGCGCGATGAGGGTGGTCTGAATGTCACACCTCAGATCACTGTGAATTCTCAGGCGTTCAGTGATGTGACCCCATTGCAGAGTCTGACCGACGGCGGTAAGGACCAGCGCGACTTTGTTGTGGCATATACTGAAGTGGAGCGCGGAAGCGCAACCGGTATGGCGGTCAATCTTCAGTTCAATCATGCTTTCGCACAGGTGCTTGTCAATGCCAAACTTGGTGAGGAAGGCAACCGTGTTCATGTCAAGGGTGCATGGATAATGAATGTGGCATCCAAGGGTGGACTCACATTCAGTGAAGAAAGTCAGTATGACGATGTCAACCATATGAAATGGGGGCCTTCATACAGCAATCTTACATCCTATGGTTATGTGCTTACGCAACCTGATATACTGAATAAAATAGAATATACCCCTCTTATCGGTGGAAAAGATAATTCAAGCCTGATGCTTGTGCCCCAAAAAAGGGGAAAAGTGACTTTTACAGACAATAAGGCTGATAAAGGTGCATATATAATGGTGCTGTGCCGAGTTGAAGCAGAGCACAAAGGTGCCACCCACGTCGAAGGTGAGGATGAAACTAAAGCCACGACAGGGAATGATGCTATTTTTGTTGAAGATGACAAGCATTACCATCAGCTGTTCCCGGCTCCCGTCAACGGGAAATTTGATAAGGACAAATACGGCTATGTATGTGTGCCTGTTGACATAGAGTGGAAGCCCGGTCACAAGTATGTCTACAATCTTGTGTTCTGCGGCAAGACCAGTGGTGCTGGCATCTATCCTCCCAACCCGGGAGAAGGATTCCCGTCCGACAATGTGATACCTACCCCCGACGGAGATGAAGGCAAGGTGATCCTTAACGACCCCATTTCATTCGATGTCTCTGTTGGCAGCTGGACTGAAATAACTGATACACCGGATGTGCAGTAA
- a CDS encoding 4'-phosphopantetheinyl transferase family protein produces the protein MKIYTSDIQCQSRSDRHSCEREAVNRLVIQAFGTEAELCHNADGKPYINGRPEVHISISHSIDQCLLAVSDTPIGIDSETARTQLARIANRFLTPNEIARGPHTMSELLKMWTAKEAVFKCASVSDLVISEIEVSATMDYASARGIRYAVRFITDTPERVTALASII, from the coding sequence ATGAAAATCTATACTTCCGACATACAATGCCAGTCAAGGTCAGACAGGCACTCCTGTGAAAGGGAGGCTGTGAACCGGCTCGTAATCCAGGCATTCGGCACGGAAGCCGAACTATGCCACAACGCTGACGGCAAACCTTATATCAACGGCAGACCCGAAGTGCACATATCCATAAGCCACAGCATAGACCAATGCTTGCTTGCTGTCAGCGACACTCCTATAGGAATCGATTCGGAGACTGCCCGCACACAGCTTGCTCGAATTGCCAACAGGTTTCTTACCCCTAATGAAATAGCACGCGGACCCCATACAATGTCGGAACTGCTGAAAATGTGGACCGCCAAGGAGGCTGTGTTCAAATGCGCTTCGGTTAGTGACCTGGTGATATCCGAGATAGAAGTATCGGCAACAATGGACTACGCCTCGGCACGCGGCATCCGGTACGCTGTCAGGTTCATAACCGACACTCCGGAACGAGTGACCGCACTTGCCAGCATTATATAA
- a CDS encoding DUF3575 domain-containing protein: protein MKFAVKSNLLYDAALTPNLGIEAEFGDCWSVSADWMCAWWGKRNVHRFWRVYGGELELRRWWHSQAGEMSLTGHHAGVYCQMLTYDLGFGSRGYQGDRWSHAVGLSYGYSLPLGRYFNIDFSIGIGCLWGEYKKYHIEDNCYVWRSTNNRRWFGPTKAEVSIVYVIGGKADKKGVVL from the coding sequence GTGAAGTTTGCTGTAAAGAGCAATCTTCTCTACGATGCGGCACTGACCCCTAATCTCGGCATAGAAGCTGAGTTCGGTGACTGCTGGTCGGTGTCAGCCGACTGGATGTGTGCATGGTGGGGTAAAAGGAACGTTCACAGGTTCTGGCGGGTATATGGCGGAGAACTTGAGCTACGCCGTTGGTGGCACTCTCAGGCAGGAGAGATGTCGTTGACCGGGCATCATGCTGGTGTGTACTGCCAGATGCTTACATATGACCTCGGCTTCGGCAGCAGGGGTTATCAGGGTGACCGTTGGAGTCACGCTGTAGGTTTGTCCTATGGTTATTCCCTCCCATTGGGCAGATATTTCAATATAGACTTTTCCATAGGTATAGGTTGCCTGTGGGGTGAATATAAGAAGTATCATATCGAGGACAACTGCTACGTGTGGCGTAGCACCAACAATCGCCGTTGGTTCGGTCCGACCAAAGCCGAAGTGTCGATAGTATATGTCATCGGTGGCAAAGCCGACAAGAAAGGAGTGGTGTTATGA